From a single Eremothecium sinecaudum strain ATCC 58844 chromosome III, complete sequence genomic region:
- the HEL2 gene encoding E3 ubiquitin-protein ligase HEL2 (Syntenic homolog of Ashbya gossypii AER391C; Syntenic homolog of Saccharomyces cerevisiae YDR266C), with the protein MSSNNSLSKNKAAFKRNQSGVYQLQGKTKDSKAGSQWKNIKSTGNANKADVDGDNDTINCLICAEPLKFAALSQCNHTTCNVCAFRQRALYEKKACLVCRTENEYLIFTGNLEAKYSDFGDKDIVSTDEKHGVKFTSASAQEATEKLLKYHCPYGDLGTTELKNFKSYSAHLKDVHKRTICTICEEHKKVFPYELQIMSPNQLKAHNISGDKRGFKGHPLCGFCSGQRFYSDDELYIHMRERHEKCHICDQINPSQPQYFRNYDDLFEHFKHAHYVCTVRTCLDSKFVVFREDLDLQAHILKEHANLTGSKGYISVNWDRRYRSELSSNFSANISTAVFGQGSSSSATLGSSSAASQISPDMRQKRMEERARHYLNNSQESMQSFQQINNEYKSGTISATEVLKRYEQLFKDPNSDVFLLINNFAQTFPESSTRYRELNSIYETEQKRRDRILKFPSLSSNPWETAPVVGAGWGGNSSYKAGRASKHNFPSLSEVHPTTSSSSHSVKVKPSPSSLSKISSTPKSRHVVNTRPKANLVPNYLENRTNSAEIKKSSSNSALFPPLTTNTKKKTYKPVNDHLIIDPKTWGQLKDQQTANDETSSSEPNVGSSSDQNGKKRKQKRKEVLFHFGL; encoded by the coding sequence ATGTCGTCAAATAATAGTCTCTCAAAAAATAAGGCAGCGTTTAAGAGGAACCAGAGTGGTGTCTACCAATTGCAAGGCAAAACAAAAGATTCAAAGGCGGGTAGCCAATGGAAGAATATAAAATCTACGGGAAATGCTAATAAAGCAGATGTTGATGGTGATAATGATACAATTAATTGTTTAATTTGTGCCGAGCCATTAAAGTTTGCTGCTTTATCTCAGTGTAACCATACTACATGCAACGTGTGTGCATTTAGGCAACGTGCACTATATGAGAAAAAGGCTTGCTTGGTGTGCAGAACGGAGAACGAATATCTAATTTTTACTGGCAATTTGGAAGCTAAATATAGTGACTTTGGTGATAAAGATATTGTGAGCACTGATGAGAAGCATGGTGTTAAGTTTACCTCGGCAAGTGCGCAAGAAGCAACTGAGAAATTGCTAAAATATCATTGTCCATATGGAGATTTGGGCACTACTGAATTGAAGAACTTTAAGAGCTACAGTGCCCACTTAAAAGATGTACACAAGCGTACGATTTGTACTATATGTGAAGAACACAAGAAAGTGTTTCCTTATGAGTTACAGATAATGTCTCCAAACCAGCTAAAAGCGCATAATATATCTGGAGACAAACGCGGTTTTAAAGGACATCCATTATGTGGATTTTGCTCAGGCCAGAGGTTTTATTCCGACGACGAATTGTACATACACATGCGTGAACGGCACGAGAAGTGTCACATTTGTGACCAAATCAATCCTTCCCAACCGCAGTATTTTAGGAATTACGATGATCTCTTTGAACATTTTAAACATGCGCATTATGTGTGCACAGTGAGAACTTGCCTGGACTCCAAGTTTGTTGTATTTCGTGAGGACTTAGATTTGCAGGCCCATATTTTAAAAGAGCATGCTAATTTGACAGGTTCTAAAGGGTACATATCTGTTAACTGGGATCGAAGATACCGCTCCGAACTATCGTCTAATTTTTCGGCAAATATCTCAACTGCAGTCTTCGGCCAAGGCTCTAGTTCGTCAGCTACATTGGGGTCTTCATCAGCCGCTTCCCAGATATCTCCAGATATGAGGCAGAAAAGAATGGAGGAACGTGCCAGACATTATTTAAATAATTCTCAGGAAAGCATGCAGTCATTTCAGCAGATCAATAATGAATATAAAAGCGGTACCATATCTGCTACGGAAGTCTTGAAACGCTATGAGCAACTGTTTAAAGATCCAAATTCGGATGTCTTCCTACTAATAAATAATTTTGCGCAAACTTTCCCGGAGAGTTCCACTCGCTACAGAGAGTTGAATTCAATCTATGAAACTGAACAGAAAAGACGTGATAGAATACTAAAATTTCCTTCTTTGTCTAGCAATCCTTGGGAAACCGCGCCTGTTGTTGGAGCAGGTTGGGGCGGTAACTCATCATACAAGGCTGGCAGGGCCTCCAAGCATAACTTCCCGTCATTAAGCGAAGTGCATCCCACAACTTCCTCATCTTCTCATTCTGTTAAGGTCAAACCATCCCCTTCTTCATTATCTAAGATTTCTTCAACTCCTAAATCCAGACATGTGGTGAATACGAGGCCCAAAGCCAATTTAGTACCCAATTACCTTGAAAACAGAACGAATTCAGCAGAAATAAAGAAATCCTCTTCGAATTCAGCTCTTTTCCCGCCTTTGACTACTAAtactaaaaaaaaaacttaCAAACCAGTGAACGATCATTTAATAATAGACCCGAAAACCTGGGGACAGCTAAAAGATCAACAAACTGCAAACGACGAGACTTCATCGAGCGAACCAAACGTTGGCAGCTCATCAGATCAAAATGGAAAGAAGCGTAAACAAAAACGGAAGGAGGTACTGTTTCATTTCGGACTTTGA
- the GEP4 gene encoding phosphatidylglycerophosphatase (Syntenic homolog of Ashbya gossypii AER392W; Syntenic homolog of Saccharomyces cerevisiae YHR100C (GEP4)), translating into MVLGLNLSGTLNSFKLLLNPRLCLPDVSVSTFNDLPIPLDKNIKAVVLDKDNCFASPHELNIWPDYINKWEELRKAYPEDQLLIVSNTAGTGDDIGFKQAAKLELNTKVSVFRHDVKKPGCGEEILEYFYKRKIINSPNQVAIVGDRLFTDIMMANMIGARGFWIKDGVKPTSNPLVHFERKLYELLKHEN; encoded by the coding sequence ATGGTTCTAGGTTTAAATTTAAGTGGGACTCTCAATTCCTTTAAATTGCTGCTTAATCCAAGATTATGTCTTCCCGATGTCAGTGTGTCTACCTTTAACGATCTTCCAATTCCACTGGATAAGAATATCAAAGCAGTTGTGTTGGACAAGGACAATTGCTTTGCTAGTCCTCATGAGTTAAATATTTGGCCGGATTACATCAATAAATGGGAAGAACTACGAAAAGCTTACCCAGAAGATCAACTATTAATTGTTAGTAACACCGCTGGCACCGGTGATGACATAGGGTTTAAACAGGCCGCAAAATTGGAATTAAACACTAAAGTATCGGTATTTAGACATGATGTAAAGAAGCCAGGTTGTGGTGAAGAGATTCTGGAATACTTCTACAAACGTAAGATCATCAACAGCCCAAATCAGGTCGCGATTGTGGGTGATCGGTTATTTACAGACATAATGATGGCTAATATGATAGGAGCTCGTGGGTTTTGGATTAAAGATGGTGTTAAACCAACATCTAACCCATTAGTGCATTTTGAACGTAAATTATATGAACTTTTGAAGCATGAGAATTAG
- a CDS encoding HCL283Wp (Syntenic homolog of Ashbya gossypii AER393W-A; Syntenic homolog of Ashbya gossypii NOHBY541; No homolog in Saccharomyces cerevisiae; Syntenic homolog of Saccharomyces kluyveri SAKL0G07436g): protein MLVKDGKSNRFLRIKDHRSLSYARLFLILHCILVCLIIILQVFAFPFQIITHGSTLTLWVFYVHICLFIASQFVLFKALRKSISIKVYSLLASYAFISSIITVFCFWVMFHIIQQSADEYFITVITNTHIDVTERIVVISVVSFICSLFSSILMTSSLLFYKHSYTEHGRLKRWLKHDTVKNNLLLMNNNDKHIFECFDTPSSSDDGPKKLEVILPSP from the coding sequence ATGCTTGTTAAAGATGGGAAATCGAATAGATTTTTGAGAATAAAGGATCACCGATCGTTGTCATATGCGCGTTTATTCCTTATTTTACACTGTATTTTAGTTTGCTTGATTATAATCCTTCAGGTTTTCGCCTTTCCGTTCCAAATTATTACGCATGGTAGCACATTGACTCTATGGGTTTTCTATGTGCATATATGTTTATTTATTGCATCGCAGTTTGTTTTATTTAAGGCGTTAAGAAAGAGTATATCAATTAAAGTCTATTCTTTGTTAGCGTCTTATGCGTTTATCTCATCTATTATTACAGTATTCTGCTTTTGGGTTATGTTTCATATTATTCAACAGAGTGCCGATGAATACTTCATAACTGTCATAACTAATACTCATATTGATGTGACAGAAAGAATAGTAGTTATCTCTGTGGTTTCTTTTATATGTTCATTATTTTCGTCTATACTTATGACTTCTTCCCTATTATTTTACAAACACAGTTATACGGAACATGGCAGACTAAAGCGTTGGCTTAAACATGATACGGTAAAAAATAATCTCCTGTTGATGAACAATAATGATAAACATATATTCGAATGTTTTGATACTCCTTCTAGTTCAGACGATGGCCCAAAAAAATTGGAAGTTATTCTACCTTCACCGTAA